In Luteolibacter sp. Y139, a genomic segment contains:
- a CDS encoding benzoate/H(+) symporter BenE family transporter: protein MLKDFSLSALITGFVSVLVGFTSSVAIIFQATQNLHATPEQTASWLWAIGMGMGIPSIVMSLGTRKPILIAWSTPGAAVIGAAAASGHLTMPQAIACFLLNGVLITIAGFSGGFEKIMKRLPLPLASALLAGVLARFALDAFVAIPKNPLLVLSMAAAYVLGRRFWPRANVPVILVVGVAIAAAQHLLRMEVVPWKITTPVWVSPEWSIPALIGTGLPLFIVTMASQNLPGIAALRVGGYEAPISRIIGWTGVSTFLLAPFGAFGINLAAITAAFCIGPEAHPDPKRRYWASACAGVFYLLIGLFGATVAGLFAAFPKEMVLAVAGLALLTTIGNALSAALSDEGYREASVMTFFVTLSGITLLGIGAAFWAIVAGGIVLSLRRKAV, encoded by the coding sequence ATGCTGAAGGACTTTTCGCTCTCCGCCCTCATCACCGGCTTCGTCTCGGTGCTGGTCGGCTTCACCAGCTCGGTGGCGATCATTTTCCAGGCGACCCAGAACCTCCACGCCACCCCGGAACAAACGGCCTCCTGGCTATGGGCCATCGGCATGGGCATGGGCATCCCGAGCATCGTGATGTCGCTGGGCACGCGGAAGCCGATCCTCATCGCCTGGTCCACACCGGGCGCGGCGGTCATCGGCGCAGCCGCCGCATCAGGACATCTCACCATGCCACAGGCCATCGCCTGCTTTCTCCTGAATGGCGTGCTCATCACCATCGCCGGTTTCAGCGGCGGCTTTGAAAAGATCATGAAGCGGCTCCCCCTGCCGCTCGCCTCTGCATTGCTCGCCGGAGTGCTGGCAAGGTTCGCCCTCGATGCCTTCGTCGCGATCCCGAAAAACCCGCTGTTAGTCCTCTCGATGGCAGCAGCCTACGTCCTCGGCCGGCGTTTCTGGCCACGGGCGAATGTGCCCGTCATCCTCGTCGTCGGCGTGGCCATCGCCGCTGCACAGCATCTGCTGCGAATGGAGGTGGTGCCTTGGAAGATCACCACACCGGTCTGGGTCTCGCCGGAGTGGTCCATCCCGGCCCTGATCGGCACCGGCCTCCCCCTCTTCATCGTCACCATGGCCTCGCAAAACCTGCCGGGCATCGCCGCGCTCCGCGTCGGCGGCTACGAAGCCCCCATCTCGCGCATCATCGGCTGGACCGGCGTCTCCACCTTCCTGCTCGCGCCCTTCGGCGCCTTCGGGATCAATCTCGCCGCCATCACCGCCGCCTTCTGCATCGGCCCGGAAGCCCATCCCGACCCGAAGCGCCGCTACTGGGCCTCCGCCTGCGCTGGCGTCTTCTACCTGCTGATCGGCCTCTTCGGCGCGACCGTCGCCGGCCTCTTCGCCGCCTTTCCGAAGGAAATGGTCCTCGCCGTCGCCGGTCTCGCACTCCTCACCACCATCGGCAACGCCCTCTCCGCCGCCCTCAGCGACGAAGGCTATCGCGAGGCCTCCGTGATGACCTTCTTCGTCACCCTCTCCGGCATCACCCTGCTCGGAATTGGCGCCGCCTTCTGGGCCATCGTCGCCGGAGGCATCGTCCTGTCATTGCGACGGAAAGCTGTTTGA
- a CDS encoding dienelactone hydrolase family protein, which produces MKTLLLSLMTAASASAALVEKTVEYQQDGVTLEGFHVFDDAVTGKRPSVLVIHQWTGLTDYEKERSRQLAQLGYNVFAADIYGKGVRPVPPAAGQEAGKYKGNRELYRARLKAGLDELKKDEHTDTTKIAAIGYCFGGTGVLELARAGADIAGVVSFHGGLDAADGMAATKGNVTAKILVCHGAVDPNVPTEQVLAFGKEMTEAGADWQFVAYGGAVHAFTQKMAGNDPSKGVAYNEKADKRSWEAMKAFFAEIFGK; this is translated from the coding sequence ATGAAAACGCTTCTCCTCTCCCTCATGACCGCCGCTTCCGCCTCCGCCGCGCTCGTCGAAAAGACCGTCGAATACCAGCAAGATGGCGTCACGCTGGAGGGCTTCCACGTCTTTGACGATGCCGTCACCGGCAAGCGTCCCTCCGTGCTCGTCATTCACCAGTGGACCGGCCTCACCGATTACGAGAAGGAGCGCAGCCGCCAGCTCGCGCAGCTCGGCTACAACGTTTTCGCCGCCGATATCTACGGCAAGGGCGTCCGCCCCGTGCCACCCGCCGCCGGTCAGGAAGCCGGCAAATACAAGGGCAACCGCGAACTCTACCGCGCCCGCCTCAAGGCCGGCCTCGATGAATTGAAAAAGGACGAGCACACCGACACCACCAAGATCGCCGCCATCGGCTACTGCTTCGGCGGCACCGGAGTCCTCGAGCTCGCTCGCGCCGGTGCCGACATCGCCGGCGTCGTTTCCTTCCACGGTGGCCTCGATGCCGCCGACGGCATGGCCGCCACCAAGGGCAATGTGACGGCCAAGATCCTGGTCTGCCACGGAGCCGTGGACCCGAACGTCCCGACCGAGCAAGTGCTCGCCTTCGGCAAAGAGATGACCGAAGCAGGCGCCGACTGGCAATTCGTAGCTTACGGCGGTGCCGTGCACGCCTTCACCCAGAAAATGGCCGGAAACGACCCGTCCAAGGGCGTCGCCTACAATGAGAAAGCCGACAAACGCTCCTGGGAGGCAATGAAGGCCTTCTTCGCGGAGATTTTCGGGAAGTAA
- a CDS encoding efflux RND transporter periplasmic adaptor subunit has translation MPHPIPKTLLCSLLLAPASLSAQGAQAKGPAAPVAAEVFRVTETPMANTVKTVGTLRANESVDIVPELTKRLAKIEVHEGAQVAKGDVLFVLDDSDIAAELAEIDARLKLAESNKSRTDSLLPQKAISQQAFDLATAELDIFKAQKDTKQVELSKTRIFAPFAGRTGIRHVSEGALVKPETVLITLQDLSRIKVDFPLPERYAPEVKAGQKFTFTVAGNAKVFEGAVQVIEPVVEAATRSLQVRGICENPESLVAGGFAEVSLQLDTIENGFAIPSQAVVPSAKGQGVFVLKDGKAEFRDIQIGIRTSGQVQVLRGLSEGDQLLTTNLLRLRPGVPVQAVQP, from the coding sequence ATGCCGCACCCGATTCCCAAGACCCTCCTCTGTTCCCTGCTCCTCGCCCCGGCCTCGCTCTCCGCCCAAGGCGCTCAGGCCAAGGGCCCCGCCGCGCCCGTCGCCGCAGAGGTCTTCCGCGTGACCGAGACGCCCATGGCCAATACCGTGAAAACGGTCGGCACCCTGCGCGCGAATGAGTCGGTGGACATCGTGCCGGAACTCACCAAGCGCCTCGCGAAAATCGAGGTCCATGAAGGCGCGCAGGTCGCGAAGGGCGACGTCCTCTTCGTCCTCGACGACAGCGACATCGCCGCCGAGCTCGCCGAAATCGATGCCCGCCTGAAACTCGCCGAATCGAACAAGTCCCGCACCGATTCCCTGCTTCCCCAGAAGGCAATCAGCCAGCAGGCCTTCGACCTCGCCACCGCCGAACTCGATATTTTCAAGGCCCAGAAGGACACCAAGCAGGTCGAACTCTCCAAGACCAGGATCTTCGCCCCCTTCGCCGGCAGGACCGGCATCCGCCACGTCAGCGAGGGCGCGCTGGTGAAGCCGGAAACGGTGCTCATCACCCTGCAGGATCTCTCCCGCATCAAGGTCGATTTCCCGCTGCCCGAGCGCTACGCCCCCGAAGTGAAGGCCGGCCAGAAATTCACCTTCACCGTCGCCGGCAATGCCAAGGTCTTCGAGGGCGCGGTACAGGTGATCGAGCCCGTGGTGGAAGCCGCCACTCGCAGCCTTCAGGTCCGTGGCATCTGTGAAAACCCGGAAAGCCTGGTGGCCGGCGGCTTCGCTGAAGTCTCATTGCAGCTCGATACGATCGAAAACGGCTTCGCCATCCCTAGCCAGGCCGTCGTCCCTTCCGCGAAAGGCCAGGGCGTCTTCGTTCTCAAGGACGGCAAGGCCGAGTTCCGCGACATTCAGATCGGCATCCGCACCTCCGGTCAGGTCCAGGTCCTGCGCGGCCTCAGTGAAGGTGACCAGCTCCTCACCACCAATCTGCTCCGGCTTCGTCCCGGCGTGCCTGTTCAAGCCGTCCAGCCGTGA
- a CDS encoding efflux RND transporter permease subunit, with amino-acid sequence MSLAETSIKRPVLATVMSLAILLFGITGFYFLGVREYPAVDPPIVTVQTTYPGANPQVIASQITEPLEAVINGIAGIRTMSSDSREERSNITIEFTLDTNLDDAANDVRDRVSRAIRSLPVDANPPVVEKADADSQPILFLSLRSDQRSILEVSDFADRLIRERMETIPGVSSVRIFGEKRYAMRLWMDPVKLAVHNLTPIDVQNALSAQNVDLPSGRLEGTTTELSLRTLGRLNTTEDFENLIIKEDAGRQIHFRDIGYAELGAENLRTGTKTNLIYSIGVAIIPQPNTNAIAITDEFYKRFEQVKKEVPEDITIEVGYDFTRFVRRSVAEVKDTLFIAFGLVVLIIYLFLRDWRSTIIPVIAIPVSIVAGFFIMYVAGFSINVLTLVAIVLAIGLVCDDAIVVLENIYTKIEDGMSPLEAAIKGSKEIYFAVISTTIALAAVFLPIIFLSGLTGRLFREFGITLAGCVLVSAFVALTLSPMMCRLMLKRHEPSWFHRVTEPFFTLLTNSYRGALRLFLKFRWAAFLILAVNAALIVWLGKALPRELAPLEDRENIRVNVTAPEGSSYEFTESWMDKIDTYVHDSVPETHRTFTIMGGGGSDANTATQNIYLKPPEERNRSQADIYKQIMEDMNAFTGVRAFATQPPTIGDRRAGQPLAYVLQAPNLNALIDVLPKFLDEAGKSPVLRQIDTNLKVSHPEGIISINRNKAAELGISVEQIARVLEFAYSGRRFGYFLKDGKQYQVIGQMQRQDRNDPGDLKKLFIPAKGGEMVSLDNLVEFDESASPAAIFRFNRAVSATIQGSPAPGKTLGDGITELNRIAKQVLPDGFRTSLAGQSRDFSESASSLLFAFCLALLIIYLVLAAQFESFIDPFIIILTVPLSMAGAFLTLHFTGQTLNVFSQIGIIMLVGIVTKNGILIVEFANQRKEQGLGKLEAVLDASVARLRPILMTSLATILGVLPIALSLGASAGSRQSLGIAVVGGLIFSGVLTLFVVPAVYAVFSRQRSDHPEEG; translated from the coding sequence GTGAGTTTAGCCGAGACCAGCATCAAGCGTCCCGTGCTCGCCACGGTGATGTCGCTCGCCATCCTGCTGTTTGGCATCACCGGCTTCTATTTCCTCGGAGTCCGTGAGTATCCGGCCGTCGATCCCCCCATCGTCACCGTCCAGACGACTTACCCCGGCGCGAATCCGCAGGTCATCGCCTCGCAGATCACCGAACCGTTGGAGGCGGTTATCAATGGCATCGCAGGCATCCGCACGATGTCTTCGGATTCGCGCGAGGAACGCTCTAACATCACCATCGAGTTCACCCTCGATACCAATCTCGACGATGCGGCGAACGATGTCCGCGACCGTGTCTCGCGCGCCATCCGCAGCTTGCCAGTGGACGCCAATCCACCGGTCGTGGAAAAAGCCGACGCCGACTCGCAGCCCATCCTCTTCCTCTCCCTGCGCAGCGACCAGCGGAGCATCCTCGAAGTCAGCGATTTCGCCGACCGCCTGATCCGCGAGCGCATGGAGACCATTCCCGGCGTCTCATCCGTCCGCATCTTCGGCGAGAAGCGCTATGCCATGCGCCTGTGGATGGATCCGGTGAAGCTCGCCGTTCACAACCTGACACCCATCGATGTCCAGAACGCCCTCAGCGCCCAGAACGTCGACCTTCCCAGCGGTCGTCTTGAAGGCACCACCACCGAGCTGTCCCTCCGCACGCTCGGCCGCCTGAATACCACCGAGGATTTCGAGAACCTCATCATCAAGGAGGACGCCGGCCGCCAGATTCACTTCCGCGACATCGGCTACGCCGAGCTCGGCGCGGAAAACCTCCGCACCGGCACCAAGACCAACCTCATCTATTCGATCGGCGTCGCCATCATCCCGCAGCCGAATACCAATGCGATCGCCATCACCGATGAGTTCTACAAGCGCTTCGAACAGGTGAAGAAGGAGGTTCCAGAGGACATCACCATCGAGGTCGGCTACGACTTCACCCGCTTCGTCCGGCGCTCGGTCGCGGAGGTGAAGGACACCCTCTTCATCGCCTTCGGCCTCGTCGTCCTCATCATCTACCTGTTCCTGCGCGACTGGCGCTCGACCATCATCCCCGTCATCGCGATCCCGGTCAGCATCGTCGCCGGCTTCTTCATCATGTATGTGGCGGGCTTCTCGATCAATGTGCTCACGCTGGTCGCCATCGTGCTCGCCATCGGCCTCGTCTGCGATGACGCCATCGTGGTGCTGGAGAACATCTACACCAAGATCGAGGACGGCATGTCACCACTGGAAGCCGCGATCAAGGGCTCCAAGGAAATCTACTTCGCGGTCATCTCCACCACCATCGCGCTGGCCGCGGTGTTCCTGCCCATCATCTTCCTGTCTGGCCTGACCGGCCGCCTCTTCCGCGAATTCGGCATCACCCTCGCCGGCTGCGTCCTGGTCTCCGCCTTCGTCGCGCTGACGCTGTCGCCGATGATGTGCCGCCTCATGCTGAAGCGGCATGAGCCGAGCTGGTTCCACCGTGTCACCGAGCCGTTCTTCACCCTGCTCACGAATAGCTACCGCGGCGCGCTTCGCTTGTTCCTGAAGTTCCGTTGGGCCGCATTCCTCATCCTCGCAGTCAATGCCGCGCTCATCGTCTGGCTAGGCAAGGCCCTGCCTCGCGAACTCGCGCCGCTCGAAGACCGCGAGAACATCCGCGTCAATGTCACCGCGCCGGAAGGCTCCAGCTATGAGTTCACCGAGAGCTGGATGGATAAGATCGACACCTACGTGCACGACAGCGTCCCTGAAACCCACCGCACCTTCACCATCATGGGCGGCGGCGGTTCAGACGCGAATACGGCGACGCAGAATATTTACCTGAAGCCTCCCGAGGAACGCAACCGCAGCCAGGCGGACATCTACAAGCAGATCATGGAAGACATGAACGCCTTCACCGGCGTGCGCGCCTTCGCCACCCAGCCGCCCACCATCGGCGACCGCCGCGCAGGCCAGCCTCTGGCCTATGTACTACAGGCGCCGAACTTGAATGCGCTCATTGATGTCCTGCCGAAGTTCCTCGATGAAGCGGGCAAAAGCCCCGTCCTCCGGCAGATTGATACCAACCTTAAGGTGAGCCATCCCGAGGGCATCATCTCCATCAACCGCAACAAGGCCGCGGAACTCGGCATCTCCGTCGAACAAATCGCCCGCGTGCTGGAGTTCGCCTACTCCGGCCGCCGCTTCGGCTACTTCCTGAAAGACGGCAAGCAGTACCAGGTCATCGGCCAGATGCAGCGCCAGGACCGCAATGATCCCGGCGACTTGAAGAAGCTCTTCATCCCGGCCAAGGGCGGCGAAATGGTCTCGCTGGATAACCTCGTCGAGTTCGACGAATCGGCCAGCCCCGCCGCCATCTTCCGCTTCAACCGCGCCGTCTCCGCCACCATCCAGGGCTCACCCGCGCCGGGCAAGACCCTCGGCGACGGCATCACTGAACTCAATCGCATCGCCAAGCAAGTGCTGCCGGACGGCTTCCGCACTTCACTCGCCGGCCAATCGCGCGACTTCTCCGAAAGCGCCTCCAGCCTGCTCTTCGCCTTCTGCCTCGCGCTGCTCATCATCTACCTCGTGCTCGCCGCGCAGTTCGAAAGCTTCATCGATCCCTTCATCATCATCCTCACCGTGCCGCTCTCCATGGCCGGCGCCTTCCTCACCCTGCACTTCACCGGCCAGACGCTGAATGTCTTTTCGCAGATCGGCATCATCATGCTGGTCGGCATCGTGACCAAGAATGGCATCCTCATCGTCGAGTTCGCCAACCAGCGGAAGGAGCAAGGCCTGGGCAAACTCGAAGCCGTCCTCGACGCCTCCGTCGCCCGCCTGCGCCCCATCCTCATGACCAGCCTCGCCACCATCCTCGGCGTGCTCCCCATCGCCCTCTCCCTCGGAGCCTCCGCTGGCTCCCGCCAATCCCTCGGCATCGCCGTAGTCGGCGGCTTGATCTTCTCCGGCGTGCTGACGCTCTTCGTGGTCCCGGCGGTTTACGCGGTGTTCTCGCGGCAGCGAAGCGATCATCCCGAGGAAGGTTGA
- a CDS encoding SMI1/KNR4 family protein produces the protein MRRPLKIFVATVLFVCIAVALRLTREVRNQKNNQDTVKTSQQSDGKLLGSSNSTGTDSPRSKTRFFENHFGPISETDVSEFEKLLPLPLPASYRQFLLLENGGVARNTKKSGSMMVMFGIYNGPNDLSEHWEESREDLPATVLPIGENGNQDLIGLDLRDGAIYLEGERIASDFADWIRDTIAPFESSGSAEELISDRRFDELDALLKSGQLDINAEAFSGMSLIQYSAFLGEADAVEFFAVRGANPSGSLHAMLKTRSGHLQIIKCLLKHGADIHERDPEGRRVIDIDSPWIDEIVKQDRLANP, from the coding sequence ATGAGACGACCGCTGAAGATCTTCGTCGCTACCGTCTTGTTCGTCTGTATCGCAGTCGCCCTGCGTTTGACGCGGGAGGTTCGGAACCAGAAAAATAACCAGGACACTGTGAAAACGAGTCAGCAATCCGATGGCAAGCTGCTCGGCTCTTCTAATTCAACCGGAACGGACAGTCCACGGTCCAAAACACGCTTCTTTGAGAATCACTTTGGCCCAATCTCGGAAACGGATGTTAGCGAATTCGAAAAGTTGCTGCCGCTACCTCTTCCCGCTTCATACCGGCAGTTTCTCCTCCTTGAAAACGGTGGCGTCGCTCGGAACACAAAAAAGAGCGGATCCATGATGGTGATGTTCGGAATCTACAACGGCCCAAATGATCTCTCGGAACATTGGGAAGAATCCAGAGAAGATCTGCCGGCCACGGTCTTGCCGATTGGCGAAAATGGGAATCAGGATCTTATCGGCCTCGATCTCCGCGACGGGGCCATTTACCTCGAAGGCGAACGAATCGCATCCGATTTTGCCGACTGGATCCGGGATACCATTGCTCCATTTGAATCATCCGGAAGCGCTGAGGAACTCATCAGCGACCGCCGGTTTGACGAACTCGATGCCCTCCTGAAGTCGGGCCAGCTCGACATCAATGCGGAGGCATTCTCCGGGATGTCGCTGATTCAGTACTCGGCATTCCTAGGCGAAGCGGACGCGGTCGAGTTTTTCGCGGTGCGCGGGGCGAATCCATCGGGATCTCTTCACGCGATGCTGAAGACCCGATCCGGGCACCTCCAGATCATCAAGTGCCTGCTCAAACATGGAGCAGACATTCATGAGCGCGACCCGGAAGGCCGGCGTGTGATCGACATCGATTCCCCGTGGATTGACGAGATTGTGAAACAGGACCGCCTTGCGAATCCCTGA
- the katG gene encoding catalase/peroxidase HPI encodes MSTEAKCPFHHSAATSATTNRDWWPSQLKVELLHQHSCKSDPMGCDFDYAAEFKSLDLAALKKDLAALMTDSQDWWPADFGHYGPLFIRMAWHSAGTYRTGDGRGGGGRGQQRFAPLNSWPDNVSLDKARRLLWPIKQKYGRKISWADLMILTGNVALETMGFKTFGFAGGREDTWEPDHDVYWGTEKTWLGGDERYAKGSPGVEKDGGVLVSDDNADGCIHSRNLENPLAAVQMGLIYVNPEGPDGNPDPIAAARDIRDTFGRMAMNDEETVALIAGGHTFGKTHGAGPADHVGPEPEAAGLEAQGFGWGNSFGTGKGGDTITSGLEVTWTQTPAQWSNYFFENLFGHEWELTKSPAGAQQWVAKGASAVIPDAHDPSKKRLPMMLTTDLALKADPAYEKISRRFLENPAEFADAFARTWFKLTHRDMGPRARYLGPEVPAEELIWQDPIPAVDHPLVDANDIAALKSKILASGLSVSELVSTAWASASTFRGSDKRGGANGARIRLAPQKDWEVNQPTQLAKVLTALEGIQSSFGKKVSLADLIVLAGCAGVEQAAKNAGHTVTVPFTPGRADASAEQTDIESFSVLEPLADGFRNYLKGYYSIPSEVLLIDKAQLLTLTAPELTVLVGGLRVLGANAGASKQGVFTTRPEALTNDFFVNLLDMSTEWKPTSSDAAAFEGRDRKTGALKWTGTRIDLVFGSNSQLRAFAEVYGCTDSQEKFVHDFVKAWDKVMNLDRFDLA; translated from the coding sequence ATGTCCACCGAAGCCAAATGCCCGTTCCACCACTCCGCGGCCACCAGCGCCACCACCAACCGCGATTGGTGGCCGAGCCAGCTGAAGGTCGAACTCCTCCACCAGCACTCCTGCAAGTCCGATCCCATGGGCTGCGACTTCGACTACGCGGCCGAATTCAAGAGCCTCGATCTCGCCGCGCTGAAGAAGGACCTCGCCGCGCTGATGACCGACTCTCAGGACTGGTGGCCCGCCGACTTCGGCCACTACGGCCCGCTCTTCATTCGCATGGCCTGGCACAGCGCCGGCACCTATCGCACCGGCGATGGCCGCGGCGGTGGCGGCCGTGGCCAGCAGCGCTTCGCCCCGCTCAACAGTTGGCCGGACAACGTCAGCCTCGACAAGGCCCGCCGCCTCCTCTGGCCGATCAAACAAAAGTACGGCCGCAAGATCTCATGGGCCGACCTCATGATCCTCACCGGCAACGTCGCGCTCGAAACCATGGGCTTCAAAACCTTCGGCTTCGCCGGTGGCCGCGAGGACACCTGGGAGCCGGATCACGACGTCTACTGGGGCACCGAGAAAACCTGGCTCGGCGGCGACGAGCGCTACGCGAAGGGTTCACCCGGTGTTGAAAAAGACGGCGGCGTGCTCGTCTCGGACGACAATGCCGACGGCTGCATCCACTCGCGCAATCTGGAGAACCCGCTCGCCGCCGTGCAGATGGGCCTCATCTACGTCAACCCGGAAGGCCCCGACGGCAATCCCGACCCGATCGCCGCCGCGCGGGACATCCGCGACACCTTTGGCCGCATGGCCATGAATGACGAGGAAACCGTCGCGCTCATCGCCGGCGGCCACACCTTCGGCAAGACCCACGGCGCCGGCCCCGCAGACCACGTCGGCCCCGAACCCGAAGCCGCCGGACTTGAAGCGCAGGGCTTCGGCTGGGGCAACAGCTTCGGCACCGGCAAGGGCGGCGACACCATCACCAGCGGCCTCGAAGTCACCTGGACCCAGACGCCCGCGCAATGGAGCAACTACTTCTTCGAAAACCTCTTCGGCCACGAATGGGAACTCACCAAAAGCCCCGCGGGCGCCCAACAGTGGGTGGCAAAGGGAGCCTCTGCGGTGATTCCCGACGCGCATGACCCCTCCAAGAAGCGCCTGCCGATGATGCTGACCACCGACCTCGCGCTGAAGGCCGATCCAGCTTACGAAAAAATCTCGCGCCGCTTCCTGGAGAACCCCGCGGAGTTCGCCGACGCCTTCGCCCGCACGTGGTTCAAGCTCACCCACCGCGACATGGGCCCGCGCGCCCGCTACCTCGGCCCCGAAGTGCCCGCCGAGGAGCTCATCTGGCAAGACCCCATCCCCGCAGTGGATCACCCACTCGTCGATGCGAACGACATCGCCGCACTGAAGAGCAAGATCCTCGCATCCGGCCTTTCCGTTTCGGAACTCGTTTCAACCGCATGGGCATCCGCCTCCACCTTCCGCGGCTCGGACAAGCGCGGCGGCGCAAATGGCGCCCGTATCCGTCTTGCCCCGCAAAAGGATTGGGAAGTCAATCAGCCGACCCAACTGGCCAAGGTCCTAACAGCGCTTGAAGGCATCCAGAGTTCCTTCGGCAAGAAGGTCTCGTTGGCCGACCTCATCGTACTCGCCGGTTGCGCCGGTGTCGAACAAGCCGCGAAGAACGCCGGCCACACCGTCACCGTTCCCTTCACCCCGGGACGCGCAGATGCCTCTGCCGAGCAAACCGACATCGAGTCCTTCTCCGTCCTCGAACCACTCGCCGACGGCTTCCGCAATTACCTCAAGGGCTACTACTCCATTCCGTCCGAAGTCCTGCTCATCGACAAAGCCCAGCTCCTCACCCTCACCGCACCCGAGCTAACCGTGCTAGTCGGCGGTCTCCGCGTCCTCGGTGCCAATGCTGGTGCCTCAAAGCAAGGCGTCTTCACCACCCGCCCCGAAGCGCTCACCAATGACTTCTTCGTGAACCTCCTCGACATGAGCACCGAGTGGAAGCCGACCTCGTCCGACGCCGCCGCCTTCGAAGGCCGCGATCGCAAGACCGGCGCACTCAAGTGGACCGGCACCCGCATCGACCTCGTCTTCGGCTCGAACTCCCAACTCCGCGCCTTCGCCGAAGTCTACGGCTGCACGGACTCGCAGGAAAAATTCGTCCACGACTTCGTGAAGGCATGGGACAAGGTCATGAACCTCGATCGCTTCGATCTCGCGTAA
- a CDS encoding HAD family hydrolase, with the protein MPFSAVIFDFDGVVIDSHEAHERSWFMLAEELGQTLTRETFVSTFGQRNESILPFLGWAEEGDRERIQQLGDRKEVLYRDILRADGIEPLPGVVALLEGLKKEGIPCAIGTSTPRANVECVLELTGLASFFNDIATSEDVSRGKPDPEVFLKAAAKLGADPASCVVIEDAHVGIRAAKAAGMKSVAVTTTHPAESLAKEEPDRIEASLETVDVGFLRGLW; encoded by the coding sequence ATGCCCTTTTCCGCGGTGATCTTCGATTTCGATGGCGTGGTGATTGATTCCCACGAAGCGCATGAGCGTTCCTGGTTCATGCTCGCGGAGGAACTCGGGCAGACGCTGACGCGGGAGACCTTTGTGTCTACCTTCGGGCAGAGGAACGAGAGCATCCTGCCGTTCCTTGGTTGGGCGGAGGAGGGTGACCGCGAGCGGATTCAGCAGCTGGGGGATCGCAAGGAGGTGCTCTACCGTGACATCCTGCGGGCGGACGGGATCGAGCCGCTGCCGGGAGTGGTGGCGCTGTTAGAGGGGTTGAAGAAGGAGGGGATTCCGTGTGCGATCGGCACATCGACGCCGCGGGCGAATGTGGAGTGCGTGCTGGAGCTGACCGGGCTGGCGTCGTTCTTCAATGACATCGCTACGTCGGAAGATGTTTCGCGGGGCAAGCCAGATCCGGAGGTTTTCCTGAAGGCGGCGGCCAAGCTTGGGGCTGATCCGGCGTCGTGCGTGGTGATTGAGGATGCGCACGTTGGGATTCGTGCTGCGAAGGCGGCGGGGATGAAGTCGGTGGCGGTGACGACGACGCATCCGGCGGAGTCGCTGGCGAAGGAGGAGCCGGATCGGATCGAGGCTTCGCTTGAGACCGTGGATGTTGGGTTTCTACGGGGTCTGTGGTAG
- a CDS encoding endonuclease/exonuclease/phosphatase family protein, whose protein sequence is MTRERRLRILRGVATGGLAIAWVGLLCRGRDGNALTATLFYGTPWLLRLLAGALAAGVLKHWGFRVMAVTCVIVSLMEGWHSWRSDQPAIREETLFASVWNAGRHLNENPAGWRAVGQADISAVIECGDFSADEWQHFIAANPDHEWQRFDGSTMLGVRGKIISHESLGVHDLFRCHRVKVALTRGGEQTVIVVDVRSQPWISREPSLAGILKAAAGDPKAIILGDFNTPPESKWFRPWREQGLTLADDGPRHGFRETWAYGIPLLTIDHIWLGPGWKAVWTRRSRHGSDHSMVTSQLEAP, encoded by the coding sequence ATGACGCGCGAGCGACGGTTGCGGATCTTGCGTGGCGTCGCGACGGGTGGCCTGGCGATCGCTTGGGTGGGTCTCTTGTGCCGTGGCAGGGATGGGAACGCCCTCACGGCGACCTTGTTCTATGGAACGCCGTGGCTGCTGCGGCTGCTCGCGGGAGCGCTGGCGGCAGGCGTGCTGAAGCACTGGGGCTTCCGGGTAATGGCGGTGACCTGTGTGATCGTGTCGTTGATGGAAGGCTGGCATTCGTGGCGAAGCGACCAACCGGCGATCCGGGAGGAAACGCTGTTCGCCTCGGTTTGGAATGCGGGCCGCCACCTCAATGAGAACCCCGCCGGGTGGCGCGCCGTGGGGCAGGCAGACATCTCGGCGGTGATCGAATGCGGTGATTTCAGTGCCGACGAATGGCAGCACTTCATCGCGGCGAATCCCGACCACGAGTGGCAGCGCTTTGACGGAAGTACGATGCTCGGCGTACGTGGCAAGATCATCTCCCATGAGTCGCTGGGCGTGCACGACCTCTTCCGCTGCCACCGGGTGAAGGTCGCGCTTACACGCGGTGGGGAGCAGACCGTGATTGTGGTGGATGTCCGTTCGCAGCCGTGGATTTCGCGCGAGCCATCGCTGGCCGGTATCTTGAAGGCCGCGGCGGGCGATCCGAAGGCGATCATCTTGGGCGACTTCAATACGCCGCCGGAGTCGAAATGGTTCCGGCCATGGAGGGAGCAGGGGCTGACGCTTGCGGACGATGGTCCGCGACACGGTTTCCGCGAGACGTGGGCCTATGGGATTCCCTTGCTGACGATTGACCACATCTGGCTCGGGCCGGGATGGAAGGCGGTGTGGACGCGCCGGTCTCGTCATGGATCGGATCACTCGATGGTGACCAGCCAGCTTGAAGCTCCTTGA